Genomic DNA from Desulfonema ishimotonii:
GTGTCGATAATCTCGCCATATTAAGTTTTGTGGTTGCTGTATTTACAATGATTCAGAGGCCAATCGAGATGATCCAGCGGGCGGTGTTGCCGGTTCTCACGATCAATAAAGAATGGGAGGGCGAAGAAAAAAAACTCATGTCAATAAATCTGTTAATATTTCCTTTATTGGCAATCTGCATTTTTGTGTGCTACACCACATTCTTGGAACTTGGCAACTATCATGCCTATAAAAATACATTGCCCCATATGTTAATTCTGGGTGTCGGGTTGCCTATCGGCAGTATAGAATTTATTTTTGTCGCCATGTGTATCGCCGTCGGACGGCAGGATATCCACAAAAACGTTATGTTTCTGTCTATTTTTATAAACCTGCCCTTATATTATCTGTTCATTGTCAAGTGGGGGCTTCTGGGGGCATTTTGTTCATACTCACTTTACAGCATTGTGTATGGCCTGATACTGGGATTTAAATTACGCCACATTTTCAAAGATCAGATTATTTTTGCCTGCGCCAAGCTGACCCGCTGTATGATCGTTTATTTATTTTGCCTGGTATGGATATACAAATATCCTGATACATTTTATACTTTCGGTGCAATATTATTTTTTGTTCTCGGAACGAGAGGCTTTGGTCTATGGGACAGGACAAAATTAAAAGAAGTGTACCGGATAATGAAAAAAGGCGGAGTATAAGACAGGCCTGCAGAAATAAAACAACATCGGGGCCGGTCTGAAAAGTCCCGAATCCGACCGACATGGGATACATTCCGACTGAAACCTCCGCATGGCGCACTCCCGTCCGCCCCCCCCGAAACAGATCTGACCATTTTCCCCTCTGAATATCCGCCATCATTTCCGAAAAAGCGGCTGCCTGTAACAATCCGAAGTAATCACATCTCAATCTTTGCCAAGGCAACGAAGAGGGGCCGGAAACAGGTTTTTACGAAACCATCAAAATTTTCCTGCCTGTAAATGTCCCAATGATATGGTCCGAACTCGATTTTCCGACACCGTAAAATCAAAGGCAGGAAGAAATTTTTTCATGCAATGTCAATATTTACTCGCCAACCAAATCCGGGGGAATTAAAATCGGGACAAACCAGATAAAAAATGAGGTGAATTATGAAATCAGCATTTTATAAGCTTCGACAAAAGAGAAAATTTTTGCTAACTGCGGGGGCCATTTCCATTTTTACGGCCTTTTTTTGTTTAGCATCGTTTACTGCCGCGTTCGCAGCGGTGAATATTCAACTGAATGTGAAAGAAACTGCCGGAATTGATCGGACCGGCGAAATGGTGCATAATGGTATTCCGATAGCCAGGGAAAATGGAATTAAGGACACACAGAATCTGATCATTGAAGATGCCCAGGGGGGACAGGTTCCCGCGACATTTGAGGTGCTGAGCCGGTGGGCAGGCGGAAAGGATGATGCGACGAAAATCATTCAGTGGCTGCTGGTCTCTTTTCCCGCAAGTATTAAGGCAAACACAACCGCATCTTATTATCTGAAGTCGGGAAGCCCCGCCAAACGAACGGCTGCGGTCCGGGTGACAGAGGATGCCAATGGCTATACAGTGGACACCGGGAGTGCGACATTTGTGGTCAGCAAAAAAGAAATGACGCTTTTCAATTCCGTGGCCCTGAGTAACGGCACAACTGTTTTGCAGAATAACGGGGGGAGCCGTTCCGCCATCGAAGGACAGGGAGAAGCTTCCGCAAATCCTCCGACAGCCACTGAAATCGAACGGAAAGATGACCATTATGTCTGCATCAGGGTTGAAGGCAGTTATGCCAATACCCCTGTCGGGGATCTGCCGCAGTGGAACGGAGATGCGAATCATCAGAAACCGATCTATTACAGGATAAGATATGAGTTTTATGCAGGCTCTCCAACCGTTATTGTGTATCATAAATTCTACTGGCCCGGTCAGAACGGATATGTATCCGGCGGTGGGAAGATCACAGTGGATAAAGTGAGACTGGTACTGCCCGATATGCCCGATTACACTTCCACTGAAATATATGCGGATGCTTCAACATATTATGGCGGCGATCTGATTTCCCCGCAGAAGGCATCGGTCGAACAGAAACTGCGCACCGTCTTTACCGATTCACATGTCGCGAAAGTGACTCACGGTACGAAATCGAAGGAAACGACATTTGCAACGCAGCCAATGCTGATAAACCACTCAAAAAACGGTTCTGTCGCCGTCAGCATCGATCACATGAAGTATTTCGAGCCTCAGTCGATTGAAACAGACCATACCGGCAAGATGAATGTCAGTGTCATGGCGGATAATCAGTATTTTTCCAATTATCAGGGAACCTGGGCGCGGGTCGGCATTTCCGTATTACCGGCCAGCGCCAGCTATTCCGATACGATTAAATATAATTTTGCACCGTTAAATTACCGCCTCTTTGCGTTTCCAACCACAGACTATGTTAAGAAAAGTAAAGTGTTCCTTGAATTAAGCCAATCCCCTTCCGCCTCGTCTGCCCCGGCGGTAAAAAAATATTATGACGAATTAAAAGCCGTGACAGAAACGACAAAGGTCTGGCTGGACAAAGAGAAGTATCGAGGGCTGATGACCTGGGGATCGCTGGCACGCTATGCAAGCCTGGACGGATATAATGAAACCGGAAGCGGAACCGGCTGGGATAAAGTCTATACAGGCGCCAATCATACGGACTATCATAACTCATGGAACAATGTCGTATTTCAGTTTCTGCTGGAGGGAAACCCGGCAAATCTCTATGACCTGTCTTTTATGGGGGCACGGCGTATGCTCCACACCCAGATTGTTCAGCCGGATGAAGAACACTCCATTTCTCAGATGGGATGGGGATTTTGCGGATACGGGCAATACCGGAAAGATGCCAACTCATCCCATTCATATTTTGAAAATATGTATAATTACTACTATATGACAGGTGATAAGGAGGTCATCGATATCATCAAAGTGGGGGCGAAAGAAAAATCGTCATATGTGCGGGATAGCAGTGGAAATCTGTATGACAAAAATTCGGGTGGCGTAAGCTGGGGAAAATACGTGGGGCGAACCTCTTCGCAATTTGCCACGATATTTAATTTTATCGGGCACAGTGACGACAGCAGTTATCTGGACAATTACATCTACATGTATCACCATGCCTTTAACAACAGCGTGGCGCTGCTTTCCAACGGGGATGGCAAAGAGTATGCTTTCATATCAGAAGAAAGAGAGATCCCCAGCGGGTTTTCAAATGCCCAGTTCTGGATGCTCTCCCTGTATTTTCTGCATAATGTGTATGTGCTTTACAATGAATGGGGGGACTTACCGCTCGGTTCATATGACCTGAAAATCTCAAGGGTATATACGGCATTTGGCAATACGCTGATGGCGTATACGGCAAAGGTCAAAGGCGATGGCACATGGGGAGGCTATTGGATCAATTCCGCCCAGATTTTTTATGATGGCAGCAAGATCGGCGGAACGCTTAAATCGCTCGTGCCATCGGAAGGCGGTGATGCGTATCTGTATGTGACAGGGAAATCCAATGTCATCACAGCGCTTCTTCGGGCAGGCGAGCTATCAGGGTCTTCGGCAATAAAGGCATATGGGAAGGACGGACTTGCCTGGCTGACCGGGGCAAAAGAGTTTCTGAACAGCCAGCAGAAGCCCTGGGGAAAGGAGAATGGTCTGATGTTTATCCGGCTCCATCACGGCATCAGTTATCTTGGCGGTGACAGCTCCTTCCCGCCCCCGGATAATGCGCCTGCCCTTTCGCCGCCTAAAGAGTTAAAGATCATCGACCAGTAGTCATATCTGCCTGAAGGACGGCCTGAAACAGATCCGGGCCGTCCTTAAATATCCGGGGCGTTGTTGTCCATACCGATACCGTCTCTGAATCTGAAAATTATGAAACCCGCCAACACATTCCGGCAGCCAGTAATCATTTCCTGACCCAGGGAAAATATATTGTTGCGCATCGTTCTTACAGGCAGTGCCAAAAAGCCGTAATTCCGCAGAAAAAGTTTCCTGTTATCCTGTGTCCGCTTTGAAAACTGTGGTTTTTCTGAAATTATGTCATGTCTTCAAAAGCAGGCATCCGGTCAATATGAGTATGGATTCCCGCTTTCGAGGGAATGACGGTCGGATCAGAAATTTCGTTTTACAAAACAGCGCAGTATTTTCAAAAATTATAATCAATAATTTTTGAAAAACCAAAGTCGTTCAGTTTTTGATAATGCTGACATTCTTCAGAAATTAATGCTTTATTATTAGACCTGTTCCTGAATAATTTTTTCAAATATTTTCAGTTAATAATTGCCATATTCCATAGTCCGGCGCACAAAGCAATGACATCATCTCCAAAGTTCTCTTTCTTATTTCTAAATACAAAATTCAGAATATTAAATTTCTTCATTCCTCCGATTGCATTTTCGACAAATATTCTCTGTCTGCTTAAATTGCGATTTTCCTCTTTTTGTTCCTCAGTCAGCTGAGGATTCGGATTTTTTTACTTTTCCGAGGCTTTTTGTGAGGAATCCGAATTCCGTCACCGGCATAATCAGTCTGAATCCCCTGGTATCCGAGGTCGAGCAAAGCATTTATTCCTTCGAACCACGGAAGATCGGGTGGAAATTCTTTTTTTAACATAGTAGACCTCCTGCAAAACTCAGGCTATTTGCCGGGTAAACATTCCGGCGCGGGTTTTTTCATTTTTTCCCTGAGTCATGCGGCTTTCCGAAGCTCCCTTTCTGTCATTTTCATGTTCACCATTCCCGCTATGATGTTGGCCCGGAGATTGTGACCTCTTCGCCTGTTTCTATAAGTATCTGACATTATTTTAAATATTTTTATCTCTCTTATCGTGTTCCCCACCCTTATACGTTTTTTCGAAAGTCTCCGGTTGAAATCTTTCTGTTCGGCGGTCAGCTCTCCGCCCCGGGGTTTTTTATAAGGAATCTGAGCATTTCTGTCATATTTCCGTATCCCCTGATAGCCGTTGTCGGCCTTCTTCGGAACCCCGGGGAAAACGGTCTCTCCCCTTCTGCTTTTTATAAATGGTGAAATCATGGGTTCTGCCGGGATATGTCCTGGATACCGCGCGGATTTTCCCCTCCTGGTCGGTGATAAGCTGCATTTTCTGAGTGTGCCCCTTTTTTTTGCCGCTGTAAGATTTCCGCTGTTTCTTTTTCGGGCGCTGTACGGGCTGCTCTGTCGCGTCAGGTATGAGATATTCGGTGCCCGAAGCGGAGATCTCACGTTTTTTTCTCAATATGAATCACCCGGATGGCCATCTTTTCAATCCGCCTTACCGCCCGCATCACGGTGGTTTCGTCACAATCAAAGAAAAATCCCATAAATTCGTAAGTCACATAACAGCTGTGGTAAATCAGCATGGCGAGGAGGTGGTTTTCAACACCGGGCAAGGCATGATTTCTGCCGCCCCTATTATAGTTGTTCCGCCTTTTTTCCCACAGCGGGCCGACTTTTCCGGCCATTTCGGAAAAAACACCGACGCTGACTCCGGTCAGCCGCCTGAATGTGCCGGGCTTTCGTGATAATTTCTCATATGTCAGCAATGATTCGCACCTCCTGATAATCGGATTCGGACAGTTTCTGATACAGCCTGGTCAGCGGAATGTCAATCGTGTGTGTTTTGCAGGAGGTCTAGTATCCTTACAGCGCCATTTGGGCATATCCCAAAATAAAAAGGGAATTCACAGATAATTACAAGATAATAGTCGAAACAAAATATGCTTTTATAAAATATATCTAACAATTGTTCATAAAACCACACCTTGTACCGATTATTATCTCACAAACTATTCCGAAATACACAATTTTTATGAGACATAGGCAGGTTGCGTTGTAGGGGTATAATCGTGAGTACGGCCCGGAAAAGTTTTTCCAACGAAATCAATCACTTTATTTTTTGAACTTATAATCGTATTTTTCATGGCATGTTTTTTTTCTTACCACTATACATGGAGGACTGTTTCTCATTGTTTTTCGGGCGGTGATGAGGCCTTTCCGTTGCATCAATAATAATTTGTTCAATATTTTTAAATATTTCTTTCATTTTTTTGACATTTTTGAAGTTGCGGTGCGGCAAAACGCCGATACGGGAGAGAGTTTCGTGAAGGACGGGAAGCAGTTTATGAAAATTCTCACATGCCTTGGAACGCGACATATTGAAAACAGACGAAGTGACATCAAATGTCGGATAACTTTTCAGATAATAAAGGATAAACAGTAATTTATCGTCGATTGTCGGAAGTACTCCCTTACGGCCGCCCCCTCTTTTTCTTTTACGCTCCCCGCGTTTAACGGCCTCTTCGTAAGGGTGTGGCCTCAGTATTATGTATGTTAAATATATCGAATAAAATCAGATATAAAACATGAATCTTGTCACTTTTCATTCTGATTTAGCCGATATTATTTTTTCTACATTTGTTCATTTGAATATCCGGTTGTTATAATTATTTATGTAAAAATAAAACCACATAATACTGAGGCCACACCCGTTCAATCCGTTGATACCAAATACTTGGACTTTGGACAAAATTTACAGGCTATGTAATTTCAATAAGTTACGCAATGCGGGAAAAGTCATTGCTGTTAATAAATTCAGTTGGTTATTAATGCGAGTTGATTTTTTTAAACATTTTGTCCAAAGTCCAAAAATACGGAACCCC
This window encodes:
- a CDS encoding transposase family protein, coding for MTEEQKEENRNLSRQRIFVENAIGGMKKFNILNFVFRNKKENFGDDVIALCAGLWNMAIIN
- a CDS encoding transposase family protein; its protein translation is MLTYEKLSRKPGTFRRLTGVSVGVFSEMAGKVGPLWEKRRNNYNRGGRNHALPGVENHLLAMLIYHSCYVTYEFMGFFFDCDETTVMRAVRRIEKMAIRVIHIEKKT
- a CDS encoding helix-turn-helix domain-containing protein, translating into MYLTYIILRPHPYEEAVKRGERKRKRGGGRKGVLPTIDDKLLFILYYLKSYPTFDVTSSVFNMSRSKACENFHKLLPVLHETLSRIGVLPHRNFKNVKKMKEIFKNIEQIIIDATERPHHRPKNNEKQSSMYSGKKKNMP